In the Staphylococcus condimenti genome, one interval contains:
- a CDS encoding peptide deformylase: MAVKQLVPANSSKLREPAAEVRKFDDSLKQLLLDIEDTLYDTEASALSAPQIGVSLQAAIIDMEAEGLLQLINPTIIRQSDETVTDLEGSISFPDVFGTVTRSQMIVVQSYDLHGNKVELTAYDDVARMILHIADQLNGIPFTEKMEKQLTEEELEAYLEDE, encoded by the coding sequence ATGGCAGTGAAACAATTAGTTCCAGCAAACAGTTCGAAGTTGCGTGAACCAGCAGCTGAAGTAAGAAAGTTTGATGATAGCTTAAAACAGTTATTATTAGATATAGAGGATACTTTATATGATACAGAAGCTTCTGCATTAAGCGCACCGCAAATCGGTGTTTCACTGCAAGCGGCTATCATAGATATGGAAGCAGAAGGTTTACTGCAGTTGATTAATCCTACAATTATCCGTCAGTCTGATGAAACAGTGACAGATTTAGAGGGCAGTATTTCATTTCCAGATGTGTTCGGGACGGTGACACGCAGTCAGATGATAGTTGTTCAAAGTTACGATTTACACGGAAATAAGGTAGAATTAACAGCATATGATGATGTAGCACGCATGATTCTGCATATTGCAGATCAATTAAACGGCATTCCATTTACCGAAAAAATGGAAAAACAATTAACAGAAGAAGAATTGGAGGCGTATTTAGAAGATGAGTAG
- a CDS encoding tyrosine-protein phosphatase: MIDLHNHIIYGIDDGAQDIEESIKMAKAAQKTGVDKIIATPHYKTNSFMSDKDEIIHKIEKLNQQLQALNIDIEIKGGQEIHIEPYTIDYLEKGQLLSLADSEKYYLIEPPFKGFPDFIETTVDGFIQKGLQPVIAHPERNDYIREHLEVLDELVEKGCLLQMNAASILGEYGPDIQETANYIIENKKCHLVGSDAHHVDYRVFCMDQCLNQIEDVSFKDYLINNNQKIWSGGDINSKKYF, translated from the coding sequence ATGATTGATTTGCATAACCACATTATTTACGGCATTGATGATGGTGCTCAAGATATTGAAGAATCTATAAAAATGGCAAAAGCAGCTCAAAAAACAGGCGTCGATAAAATTATCGCCACACCCCATTATAAAACAAATTCATTTATGTCAGATAAAGATGAGATTATACATAAAATAGAAAAGCTGAATCAACAGCTGCAAGCTTTAAATATAGATATTGAAATCAAAGGCGGACAAGAAATTCATATTGAACCTTATACAATAGATTATTTAGAAAAAGGACAATTATTATCACTTGCTGATAGTGAGAAATACTATTTAATCGAACCGCCGTTTAAAGGTTTTCCAGATTTCATTGAAACAACAGTAGATGGTTTTATTCAAAAAGGGTTGCAGCCTGTTATCGCCCATCCTGAACGCAATGATTATATTCGAGAACATTTGGAAGTGTTAGATGAATTAGTCGAAAAAGGCTGTTTATTACAGATGAATGCGGCATCCATATTAGGAGAATATGGACCTGATATTCAAGAAACAGCAAATTATATCATCGAAAATAAAAAATGCCATTTAGTCGGCAGTGATGCACATCATGTAGATTATCGTGTATTTTGTATGGATCAATGCTTAAACCAGATTGAAGATGTATCATTCAAAGATTATCTGATTAATAACAATCAAAAAATATGGAGTGGAGGAGACATAAATAGTAAGAAATATTTTTAA
- a CDS encoding NAD(P)-dependent oxidoreductase, translating to MKIAIISATGKQGTILTEKALERNHEVTAFVRNHNKLQFDVPYVEKDILDITREDLEGFDAVFVAFGAPQGKEELYVDTTKHFIDILADVDVKLMLVSGTGRLYVNNNRTLRVADNPNMPESIKATAHKMAEAYDLLVEQNQLKDWTAVSPASMFDFNGPETGDYQIGTDTIILNSEGRSYVSYSDFANAFIDVAEQDAYPNQGITVVSG from the coding sequence TTGAAAATCGCAATCATTAGCGCAACAGGCAAACAAGGCACAATACTAACAGAAAAAGCATTAGAACGAAATCACGAAGTAACAGCATTTGTCCGCAACCATAATAAACTGCAATTCGATGTTCCTTATGTAGAAAAAGATATTTTAGATATTACTCGTGAAGATTTAGAAGGATTTGATGCCGTATTCGTCGCATTCGGAGCGCCACAAGGTAAAGAAGAATTATATGTCGATACGACAAAACATTTTATCGATATTCTTGCTGATGTCGATGTAAAATTAATGTTGGTCAGCGGTACTGGTAGACTGTATGTTAATAACAATAGAACATTACGTGTAGCAGACAATCCGAATATGCCGGAATCAATCAAAGCAACCGCTCATAAAATGGCAGAAGCCTATGATCTGCTTGTAGAACAAAATCAATTGAAAGATTGGACTGCGGTAAGTCCAGCAAGTATGTTTGATTTCAATGGACCTGAAACAGGCGACTATCAAATCGGAACGGACACCATTATTTTAAATTCTGAAGGTCGGTCATATGTGTCTTATAGTGACTTCGCAAATGCATTTATAGATGTTGCAGAACAAGATGCATATCCAAACCAAGGTATTACAGTGGTTTCTGGTTAA
- the priA gene encoding primosomal protein N' codes for MIAKVIVDVPAKNVDFTFDYLIPERLAPIIQVGVRVIVPFGRRTIQGYVMEIVDEPDPELDLNKLKEIKEIQDIKPELTPELVKLSEWYGKYHVTKRISILEAMLPSAIKAKYTKAFEIAEDELIPDDLLKKFDREGHYAYKAAQQNGDLDRLVPLMKEAAIREITLLSQNTRKKTQRAIRISPEHNPDDVLAMLEKHPKQYDVYAYLLNEQQRDVPLKEIGEVGLSPSSVKTLEKNGFVEKYDAIVERDPYASRVFEQEEKRQLTPGQQEAYDAIKKVIDEEKQETFLLHGVTGSGKTEVYLQTIEAVLQQDKQAMMLVPEIALTPQMVLRFKKRFGDEVAVLHSALSKGERYDEWQKIRDGRARVSVGARSSVFAPFTNLGMIIIDEEHEATYKQEDYPRYHAKDIALWRSEYHNCPLILGSATPSLETYARAEKGVYHLLSLPERVNNQPLPSINIVDMREELANGNRSMFSTSLREAIEERLARNEQIVLFLNQRGYSSFILCRDCGHVPQCPNCDISLTYHKSSDQLKCHYCGYQETPPNKCPNCESEHIRQMGTGTQKVEELLNREFEDAKIIRMDADTTSRKGAHEKLLNDFGEGKGDILLGTQMIAKGLDFPNITLVGVLNADTMLNLPDFRASERTFQLLTQVSGRAGRHEKEGEVIIQTYNPDHYAIQDVQLNDYLSFYQKEMKYRQIGKYPPYYFLINFTISHVNMKEVMQAANHVHQILLQHLTDKALILGPSPAALARINREYRFQVLVKYKSEPELHKALQYLDDYYHEKYIKDKLSLKIDINPYMMM; via the coding sequence ATGATCGCAAAGGTTATCGTTGATGTACCCGCAAAGAATGTAGACTTTACCTTTGATTATTTGATACCGGAACGACTCGCACCCATCATCCAAGTTGGCGTGCGAGTCATTGTTCCTTTCGGACGCAGAACGATACAAGGGTATGTAATGGAAATTGTAGATGAACCAGATCCTGAACTGGATTTGAATAAATTAAAAGAAATCAAAGAGATTCAGGATATTAAACCTGAACTTACACCGGAATTGGTGAAATTAAGTGAATGGTATGGAAAATATCATGTGACAAAACGTATTTCTATATTAGAAGCAATGTTGCCGAGTGCAATCAAGGCAAAATATACGAAAGCATTTGAAATTGCAGAAGATGAATTGATTCCAGATGATTTGTTGAAGAAATTTGATAGAGAAGGTCATTATGCTTATAAAGCAGCACAACAAAATGGTGATTTAGATCGATTAGTGCCTTTAATGAAAGAAGCAGCAATTCGTGAAATTACGTTGCTTTCTCAAAATACGAGAAAGAAAACGCAACGCGCAATTCGAATTTCACCTGAACACAATCCAGATGATGTGTTAGCCATGTTAGAAAAACATCCGAAACAATATGATGTATATGCTTATTTGTTGAATGAACAACAACGTGACGTGCCATTAAAAGAAATTGGTGAAGTTGGTTTATCACCATCGAGTGTAAAAACATTAGAAAAAAATGGGTTTGTTGAAAAATATGACGCGATTGTAGAACGAGATCCATATGCTTCTCGTGTGTTTGAACAAGAAGAAAAACGTCAATTGACACCTGGCCAACAAGAAGCCTATGATGCGATTAAAAAAGTCATTGATGAAGAAAAGCAAGAGACATTTTTACTACATGGTGTCACTGGTTCTGGTAAAACAGAGGTTTACTTGCAGACGATTGAAGCTGTATTGCAACAAGACAAACAAGCGATGATGCTAGTACCTGAAATTGCATTAACACCGCAAATGGTTTTGCGATTTAAAAAACGTTTTGGTGATGAAGTAGCTGTTTTGCACTCAGCATTATCAAAAGGTGAACGTTATGATGAGTGGCAAAAAATTCGTGATGGAAGAGCGCGTGTAAGTGTAGGTGCACGTTCAAGTGTCTTCGCACCCTTTACTAATTTAGGCATGATTATTATTGACGAAGAACATGAAGCAACTTATAAACAAGAGGACTATCCTCGTTATCATGCAAAAGATATTGCGTTATGGCGATCTGAATATCATAATTGCCCTTTGATTTTAGGAAGTGCGACACCAAGCTTAGAAACGTATGCACGTGCTGAAAAAGGTGTTTATCATTTATTGAGTTTACCAGAGCGTGTAAACAATCAACCGCTTCCCTCAATCAACATTGTCGACATGCGCGAAGAATTAGCAAACGGGAACCGTTCTATGTTCTCGACATCCTTGCGAGAAGCGATTGAAGAGCGCCTTGCCCGCAATGAACAGATTGTCTTATTCTTAAATCAACGCGGCTACTCATCTTTTATATTATGCCGCGACTGCGGTCACGTGCCGCAATGTCCGAATTGCGACATTTCACTCACTTACCACAAGTCAAGCGACCAATTAAAATGTCACTATTGCGGATACCAAGAAACACCGCCGAACAAATGCCCGAACTGTGAAAGCGAGCACATTCGTCAAATGGGAACAGGCACGCAAAAAGTAGAAGAACTCCTAAACCGTGAGTTTGAAGATGCCAAAATCATTCGCATGGATGCTGATACTACATCACGAAAGGGCGCACATGAAAAATTATTAAACGATTTCGGCGAAGGGAAAGGTGACATTCTGCTTGGAACACAAATGATAGCAAAAGGGTTAGATTTCCCGAACATTACTTTAGTTGGTGTATTAAATGCTGATACAATGTTGAATCTGCCTGACTTCAGAGCAAGTGAACGTACCTTCCAATTACTGACACAAGTATCTGGACGTGCAGGCCGTCATGAAAAAGAAGGGGAAGTCATCATACAAACATACAACCCTGATCACTATGCGATTCAAGATGTACAACTCAACGATTATCTGTCTTTCTATCAAAAAGAAATGAAATATCGTCAAATTGGCAAATATCCGCCGTATTATTTCTTAATTAACTTCACTATTTCTCATGTGAATATGAAAGAAGTCATGCAAGCAGCAAACCATGTGCATCAAATATTGTTGCAGCATTTAACAGATAAAGCTTTAATACTTGGACCATCTCCAGCAGCTTTAGCACGCATTAACAGAGAGTACCGCTTCCAAGTTCTAGTCAAATATAAAAGTGAACCAGAACTCCATAAAGCATTGCAATATTTAGACGATTATTATCATGAAAAGTACATTAAAGATAAATTGTCATTGAAGATAGATATCAACCCTTACATGATGATGTAA
- the coaBC gene encoding bifunctional phosphopantothenoylcysteine decarboxylase/phosphopantothenate--cysteine ligase CoaBC, whose translation MKNILLAVSGGIAAYKAIDLTSKLTQNGYEVRVMLTEHAQEFVTPLAFQAISRNPVYTSTFVEENPSEIQHIALGDWADAVIIAPTTANLLGKLANGIADDMITSTLLATTVPKFAAPAMNVHMYENPRVQHNMQVLVQDGYRFAEPGEGFLACGYVAKGRMMEPLDIMAFVEREMNENKDLNQVSQSQWYQDKHILVTAGPTVEVIDPVRYVSNRASGKMGYAIADALQKRGANVTLVSGPTYLTPPENVEFVPVTSAEDMFNAVTERYEAQDMVFKSAAVSDYKPSEKLEHKMKKQDGDLSITFTRTQDILKYLGEHKTHQKLIGFAAETQDVEKYAKDKLERKNADVIIANNVGDTSIGFNSDDNEVTLFFKDDEAVSIEKGKKQQLAERILDELERRWK comes from the coding sequence ATGAAGAATATATTACTGGCAGTATCAGGGGGCATTGCAGCCTATAAAGCCATCGACTTAACAAGTAAATTAACACAAAACGGTTATGAAGTGCGTGTCATGTTGACTGAACATGCACAAGAATTTGTAACACCGCTTGCTTTTCAAGCGATTAGCAGAAATCCGGTATACACAAGTACATTTGTTGAAGAAAATCCTTCTGAAATTCAACATATTGCATTAGGTGATTGGGCAGATGCTGTGATTATTGCGCCAACAACTGCAAATCTATTAGGCAAACTCGCTAATGGTATTGCAGATGATATGATAACTTCAACTTTATTAGCTACTACTGTACCTAAATTTGCTGCGCCAGCAATGAATGTGCATATGTATGAAAATCCACGTGTACAACATAATATGCAAGTTTTAGTACAAGATGGTTACCGTTTTGCTGAACCTGGTGAAGGTTTCTTAGCATGTGGTTATGTTGCAAAAGGTCGTATGATGGAACCTTTAGATATCATGGCATTTGTGGAACGTGAAATGAATGAGAATAAAGATTTAAATCAAGTGTCACAAAGCCAGTGGTATCAAGATAAACATATTTTGGTGACTGCAGGGCCGACTGTAGAAGTTATTGATCCAGTCCGTTATGTTTCTAATCGTGCTTCTGGAAAAATGGGATATGCTATTGCAGATGCTTTACAAAAAAGAGGCGCCAATGTCACGCTTGTCAGTGGACCTACTTATCTTACTCCTCCAGAAAATGTAGAATTTGTACCAGTAACGAGTGCCGAAGATATGTTTAATGCAGTGACAGAACGTTATGAAGCTCAAGATATGGTGTTTAAATCGGCAGCAGTGTCTGATTATAAGCCATCTGAAAAATTAGAGCATAAAATGAAAAAACAAGACGGAGATTTATCGATTACTTTTACAAGAACACAAGATATTTTAAAATACTTGGGTGAACATAAAACACATCAAAAACTTATAGGGTTTGCAGCTGAGACACAAGATGTTGAAAAATATGCAAAAGATAAATTAGAACGTAAAAATGCTGATGTTATTATTGCTAATAATGTCGGTGATACGTCAATCGGATTTAATTCTGATGACAATGAAGTCACTCTCTTTTTCAAAGATGATGAAGCAGTTAGTATTGAGAAAGGGAAAAAGCAGCAGTTAGCTGAACGAATTTTAGATGAATTAGAACGTAGGTGGAAATAA
- a CDS encoding thioredoxin family protein, whose translation MKTISTFENLQYEINNNDKLLLFVMSDGCTICHADQPRVQSLVEDIDLPAVQITVNQMPEAAGQLSLFTSPVVILFKQGKEFHRQARIIDFEKLKRSMEQLKML comes from the coding sequence TTGAAAACAATTTCTACCTTTGAAAATTTGCAATACGAAATAAACAATAATGATAAATTACTGTTATTTGTAATGTCTGATGGATGTACAATTTGCCATGCTGACCAACCGAGAGTGCAATCGTTAGTTGAAGATATTGATTTACCTGCTGTACAAATTACTGTTAATCAGATGCCTGAAGCAGCCGGACAACTTTCACTCTTTACATCACCTGTTGTTATTTTGTTTAAACAAGGTAAAGAATTTCATCGTCAAGCACGCATTATTGATTTTGAAAAATTAAAACGTTCTATGGAACAACTTAAAATGTTATAA
- the rpoZ gene encoding DNA-directed RNA polymerase subunit omega: protein MLYPPLNQLTSKVSSKYLIATVAAKRARELYDKPETALLEQYRSVKTVGKALEEIAAGKITPIEPELNESEFETKD from the coding sequence ATGTTATACCCACCGTTAAACCAACTCACTTCAAAAGTAAGTTCAAAATATTTAATCGCTACAGTGGCAGCCAAACGCGCACGTGAATTATACGATAAACCTGAAACAGCACTTTTAGAGCAATACCGCTCAGTTAAAACTGTAGGTAAAGCTTTAGAAGAAATTGCTGCTGGTAAAATCACTCCGATTGAACCAGAATTGAACGAAAGTGAATTTGAAACAAAAGACTGA
- the gmk gene encoding guanylate kinase, translating to MDNEKGLLIVLSGPSGVGKGTVRKEIFDDPATSYKYSISMTTREMREGEQDGVDYFFKTKREFEQLIAQDQFIEYAEYVGNYYGTPVQYVKDTMDQGHDVFLEIEVEGAKQVRKKFPDALFIFLAPPSLDHLRERLIGRGTESDEKIQSRVKEARKEVEMMNLYDYVVVNDEVELAKERVQSIVAAEHLKRERIEAKYRKMILEAKK from the coding sequence ATGGATAATGAAAAAGGTTTACTGATTGTCTTATCAGGTCCATCTGGAGTCGGTAAAGGCACGGTTCGTAAAGAAATATTTGATGATCCAGCAACATCATATAAATATTCTATCTCAATGACGACACGTGAAATGCGTGAAGGCGAACAAGATGGCGTTGATTATTTTTTCAAGACAAAACGAGAATTTGAACAACTCATTGCTCAAGATCAGTTCATAGAGTATGCGGAGTATGTAGGAAACTATTACGGAACACCTGTTCAATATGTAAAAGACACAATGGACCAAGGACACGATGTCTTCCTGGAAATTGAAGTCGAAGGTGCGAAACAAGTACGCAAAAAATTTCCTGATGCACTATTTATCTTCCTCGCACCGCCAAGTTTAGACCACCTAAGAGAACGTTTAATCGGTCGCGGTACTGAATCTGATGAAAAAATTCAAAGCCGTGTCAAAGAAGCGCGCAAAGAAGTCGAAATGATGAATCTTTATGACTATGTCGTGGTAAACGATGAAGTGGAACTCGCGAAAGAGCGTGTTCAATCTATCGTAGCAGCCGAACATCTAAAACGAGAACGTATCGAAGCAAAGTATAGAAAAATGATATTGGAGGCCAAAAAATAA
- a CDS encoding Rqc2 family fibronectin-binding protein encodes MAYDGLFTRKMVEELQFLKGGRIHKINQPDNDTIIMVVRQNRKNHQLLLSIHPNFSRMHITEKKYNNPFDPPMFTRVFRKHLDGGIIQDIRQIGNDRHIEIDIQSTDELGDKIYRTVILEIMGKHSNLILVDDNRKIIEGFKHLTPNTNQYRTVMPGFQYEAPPTQNKLNPYEVSGQEVLKHIDFNQGNIARQLLQNFEGFSPLITKEITERRQFMTSDTLPAAYDEVMAETKLEPVPIFHKNHETGKEDFYFMRLKQFDDDSVVYSSLDELLDRFYDARGERERVKQRANDLVKFVQQQLQKNRNKLTKLHAEYEGTQSKETQQLYGELITANIYRIQQGDKSLTTQNYYTGEDVTIPLDPTKSPSVNAQYYYKQYNRLKTREHELERQIQLTEENITYFESIEQQLAHITVEDIDEIREELAEQGFMKQRNSRKKKKQPKIQLQTYLSTDGDIIYVGKNNKQNDYLTNKKSRKSYLWFHTKDIPGSHVVIFADDPSENTIEEAAMLSAYFSKAGSSAQVPVDFTEIRNVHKPSGAKPGFVTYDNQKTLYATPDYDKIQEMKNNAVNAK; translated from the coding sequence ATGGCTTATGATGGCCTTTTTACTAGAAAGATGGTCGAAGAACTTCAGTTTCTCAAAGGTGGACGCATTCATAAAATCAATCAGCCTGATAATGATACCATTATTATGGTTGTGCGTCAGAACCGTAAAAACCATCAATTATTACTCTCAATACATCCAAACTTTTCACGTATGCATATTACTGAAAAGAAATATAATAACCCTTTCGACCCGCCAATGTTTACGCGCGTATTCCGCAAACATTTAGATGGTGGAATTATTCAAGATATTCGCCAAATCGGCAATGACAGACATATTGAAATCGACATTCAAAGTACAGATGAACTTGGAGATAAAATATATCGTACTGTCATTTTAGAAATTATGGGTAAACACAGTAACTTAATCCTTGTTGACGATAACCGTAAAATTATAGAAGGATTTAAACATCTGACACCAAATACCAATCAATACCGTACTGTAATGCCGGGCTTTCAATATGAAGCGCCGCCAACACAAAATAAATTGAATCCTTACGAAGTATCAGGTCAAGAAGTACTGAAGCATATCGATTTTAACCAAGGAAATATTGCCCGTCAGTTACTTCAGAATTTTGAAGGTTTCAGTCCGCTTATTACCAAAGAAATTACAGAACGTCGTCAGTTTATGACTTCTGATACATTGCCTGCTGCTTATGATGAAGTGATGGCTGAAACAAAATTAGAACCTGTACCTATTTTCCACAAAAACCATGAAACTGGAAAAGAAGATTTTTATTTCATGCGTTTAAAACAATTTGATGATGACAGTGTGGTTTATAGTTCATTAGATGAATTGCTGGATCGTTTCTATGATGCACGCGGTGAACGAGAACGCGTAAAACAGCGTGCCAATGATTTAGTGAAATTCGTACAACAACAGTTACAGAAAAATCGTAATAAACTCACAAAATTACATGCAGAATATGAAGGGACACAATCAAAAGAAACACAACAACTATATGGCGAATTAATCACTGCAAATATTTATCGTATTCAACAAGGCGACAAATCTTTAACAACTCAAAATTACTATACAGGTGAAGATGTAACTATTCCTTTAGACCCGACTAAGTCCCCTTCAGTGAATGCACAATATTACTACAAACAATACAATCGCTTAAAAACCCGCGAACATGAATTAGAACGTCAAATTCAATTAACTGAAGAAAATATCACTTACTTTGAATCGATAGAACAACAACTTGCTCATATTACTGTAGAAGATATAGATGAAATTCGTGAAGAATTAGCGGAACAAGGATTTATGAAACAACGTAATAGTCGTAAGAAAAAGAAACAACCGAAAATTCAACTGCAAACATATCTCTCTACTGACGGAGATATAATTTATGTTGGTAAAAATAATAAGCAAAATGACTACTTAACCAATAAAAAATCAAGAAAAAGTTATTTATGGTTCCATACAAAAGACATCCCAGGCTCTCATGTTGTTATTTTTGCGGATGACCCAAGCGAAAATACGATTGAAGAAGCTGCAATGCTGTCAGCTTACTTTTCTAAAGCAGGCAGTTCTGCACAAGTGCCAGTAGATTTCACTGAAATCCGCAATGTCCACAAACCTTCAGGAGCAAAACCTGGTTTTGTTACTTATGATAATCAGAAGACATTATATGCAACACCTGATTACGATAAAATCCAAGAAATGAAAAACAACGCAGTCAATGCAAAATAA
- a CDS encoding tyrosine-protein phosphatase, producing MHSHILINVDDGAQNNKEAIQLIQQAKDEGITGIIATPHFTSHYFNTFEKVELKIKELCNLKKIEQLKVKIYPGQEVRISENLIDHIQNGNIKGLNHSHYLLIEFPPNEIPDYTQSIFSELQEMGYVPIIAHPERNQAIMQDMNLLFELVSAGALSQLTSSSLEGYFGKALQKASIEMMECNLVHFIASDAHHLEYRPFIMQSLFEKKRLIKLQPQMSELIQNAEAIIHNQTIKRKTPLLPGKNGSFRKFRFFNN from the coding sequence ATGCATAGCCATATTCTTATTAATGTCGATGATGGCGCACAAAACAACAAAGAAGCAATTCAACTTATTCAACAAGCAAAGGATGAAGGTATCACTGGTATTATCGCAACACCTCATTTCACCTCGCATTATTTCAACACTTTTGAGAAAGTTGAGTTGAAAATAAAAGAATTATGTAACCTAAAGAAAATTGAACAATTAAAAGTTAAAATCTATCCTGGACAAGAAGTCAGAATTAGTGAGAATTTGATTGACCATATTCAAAATGGAAATATTAAAGGCTTGAATCACTCACATTATCTTTTAATTGAATTTCCACCGAATGAGATTCCAGATTATACACAGTCAATATTTTCTGAATTACAAGAGATGGGTTATGTACCTATTATTGCTCACCCTGAACGTAATCAAGCGATAATGCAAGATATGAATCTGTTATTTGAATTAGTTAGTGCAGGTGCACTTAGTCAACTTACTTCATCTTCACTTGAAGGATATTTTGGAAAGGCGTTGCAAAAAGCATCGATTGAAATGATGGAATGCAATCTTGTTCATTTTATTGCTTCAGATGCACATCATTTAGAGTACAGACCATTCATAATGCAATCATTGTTTGAGAAAAAAAGGTTAATCAAACTACAACCTCAAATGTCTGAGTTAATACAAAATGCTGAAGCAATTATTCATAATCAAACAATAAAGCGTAAAACACCTCTGCTTCCTGGAAAAAATGGTAGTTTTAGAAAGTTTCGTTTTTTTAATAATTGA
- a CDS encoding VOC family protein, whose translation MQIPKVTTFLMFDNQAEEAIELYTSLFEDSEIISMVKYDEFGSGEAGAVQHSIFRLKDQILMAIDNTNGTEIPMNPSISLFVTVDNAMEMERLYSGLKKGGAILMAKSELGPYREFAWVQDRFGVNFQLALMD comes from the coding sequence GTGCAAATTCCAAAAGTTACGACTTTTTTAATGTTTGATAATCAAGCAGAAGAAGCAATTGAATTATATACATCATTATTTGAAGATAGTGAGATTATTTCTATGGTGAAATATGATGAGTTCGGCAGTGGTGAAGCAGGTGCTGTACAGCATTCGATTTTTCGTTTAAAAGATCAAATTCTAATGGCAATTGATAACACAAATGGAACTGAAATTCCTATGAACCCATCTATTTCATTATTTGTAACAGTAGATAATGCGATGGAAATGGAACGTCTATATAGTGGTTTGAAAAAAGGTGGCGCTATTTTAATGGCCAAATCTGAATTAGGACCTTACCGTGAGTTTGCATGGGTGCAAGATCGTTTTGGCGTTAACTTCCAACTTGCATTAATGGATTAA
- the pyrE gene encoding orotate phosphoribosyltransferase, with protein MSKKIAQSLLNIGAVALSPNDLFTWSSGIKSPIYCDNRVTLGYPAVRNEIRDGLIDLIQTHFPEAEIVSGTATAGIPHAAFISEKLEMPMSYVRSKSKSHGKQNQIEGAPSKGKKVVVVEDLISTGGSSLVAAEALKEAGADVLGVVAIFTYGLAKADTMFKEADLPLYTLSNYNELIDVAEDEGKISTEDIKSLVEWRDNLA; from the coding sequence ATGTCAAAGAAAATTGCACAATCATTATTAAATATCGGAGCAGTAGCACTTTCACCCAATGATTTATTCACATGGAGTTCTGGTATCAAATCACCTATTTATTGCGATAACCGTGTGACTTTAGGATATCCAGCAGTACGAAATGAAATCAGAGACGGCTTGATTGATTTGATTCAAACACATTTCCCAGAAGCTGAAATTGTATCTGGAACAGCGACAGCGGGCATTCCGCATGCAGCTTTTATTTCTGAGAAATTAGAGATGCCAATGAGTTATGTACGTTCTAAAAGTAAAAGTCATGGTAAACAAAACCAAATCGAAGGTGCACCAAGTAAAGGTAAAAAAGTAGTTGTAGTTGAAGATTTAATTTCAACAGGTGGCTCTTCATTAGTAGCTGCTGAAGCATTAAAAGAAGCAGGTGCAGATGTTTTAGGTGTTGTTGCAATCTTCACTTATGGTTTAGCTAAAGCAGACACTATGTTCAAAGAAGCAGATTTACCTTTATACACATTAAGTAATTATAATGAACTGATTGATGTGGCTGAAGACGAAGGAAAAATTTCTACTGAAGATATTAAATCTTTAGTTGAATGGCGCGATAATTTAGCATAA